Proteins from a single region of Acidovorax sp. NCPPB 3576:
- a CDS encoding DUF5666 domain-containing protein has protein sequence MQSTLLPDVQPSSPARRRLLAGGAASATLVLFGCGGGGGGGGDVSGVGSTADASFSSGPISGFGSIIVNNLRYDDTAARILDDAGQAVTTAALRLGMVVEVNGSGIAVDASGLRRSVASTISLRSEIEGPITAIDTAARTFAVLGQSVQWADATLYSDNLPNGAASLAVGQVVQVFGLRNPDGLYSATLVVRDEPVPTRYKLRGVVAGLDGTAQTFRIGGAVIAYGAVASQAPGIANGQYARVELQTAPDASGRWVASALRATASSVTLPSGNNVAVELKGYITAFTSNTAFSVNGVPVNASGVANPPAGLALGRRVDVKGVFVSGQFNASEIALEEAGSLPAAAST, from the coding sequence ATGCAGTCCACCTTGCTCCCCGACGTCCAACCGTCATCCCCCGCTCGCCGCCGCCTGCTGGCCGGCGGCGCCGCTTCCGCCACCCTGGTGCTGTTCGGTTGCGGCGGAGGGGGCGGCGGCGGTGGCGATGTCTCCGGCGTCGGCAGCACGGCCGATGCGTCGTTCTCCAGCGGCCCCATCAGCGGCTTCGGCTCCATCATCGTCAACAACCTGCGCTACGACGACACCGCCGCGCGCATCCTGGACGATGCCGGCCAGGCCGTCACCACCGCCGCCCTGCGGCTGGGCATGGTGGTGGAGGTGAACGGCTCGGGCATCGCGGTGGACGCCAGCGGGCTGCGCCGCTCCGTGGCCTCGACCATCAGCCTGCGCAGCGAGATCGAGGGGCCCATCACCGCCATCGACACCGCCGCCCGCACCTTCGCCGTGCTGGGCCAGAGCGTGCAGTGGGCCGATGCCACGCTCTACAGCGACAACCTGCCCAATGGCGCGGCCAGCCTGGCGGTGGGCCAGGTGGTGCAGGTGTTCGGCCTGCGCAATCCCGACGGGCTGTACAGCGCCACGTTGGTGGTGCGCGACGAGCCCGTGCCCACCCGCTACAAGCTGCGCGGCGTGGTTGCCGGGCTGGACGGCACGGCGCAGACCTTCCGCATCGGCGGCGCGGTGATCGCCTATGGCGCCGTCGCGTCGCAGGCCCCCGGCATCGCCAACGGGCAGTACGCCCGCGTGGAGCTGCAGACGGCGCCCGATGCATCCGGCCGCTGGGTGGCCTCGGCCCTGCGCGCCACCGCCAGCAGCGTGACGCTGCCCAGCGGCAACAACGTGGCGGTCGAACTCAAGGGCTACATCACCGCGTTTACCAGCAACACGGCCTTCAGCGTGAACGGCGTGCCGGTGAACGCCAGCGGGGTGGCCAACCCGCCTGCGGGCCTGGCGCTGGGCCGGCGCGTGGACGTGAAGGGCGTGTTCGTGAGCGGCCAGTTCAACGCGAGCGAGATCGCGCTGGAAGAGGCCGGCAGCCTGCCAGCCGCAGCTTCGACGTGA
- a CDS encoding DUF5666 domain-containing protein: protein MKGSIQRVIPAASVIVVRGVPVNYASARFEGGTASDLAENRSVEIQAQVAAGTFGLVAQTIRFVV from the coding sequence GTGAAGGGATCGATCCAGCGCGTGATCCCGGCGGCCTCGGTGATCGTCGTGCGCGGCGTGCCGGTCAACTACGCCAGCGCCCGCTTCGAGGGCGGCACCGCGTCCGACCTGGCCGAGAACCGCTCCGTGGAGATCCAGGCGCAGGTGGCCGCCGGCACCTTCGGCCTGGTGGCGCAGACCATCCGGTTCGTCGTTTGA
- a CDS encoding GntR family transcriptional regulator, with product MNVRDKVRLDRSRHAAPQIFEKLRAAIVSLDLTPGTVLARAELAERFGISQTPVRDALMRLGEEGLVDIFPQHATVVSRIDVAAARQAHYLRRSIELEVVRTLALQGGEAVALRLQAQIGVMQAAADPLEPEAFSQADLAFHRLMYEAAEVPRLWELVRSHSGHVDRLRHLHLPSAGKAASVLADHRRIAEAIARGDAPGAQEALRTHLSGTLSQVDEICARHPEYVNAD from the coding sequence ATGAACGTGAGAGACAAAGTCCGCCTCGACCGGTCGCGCCACGCGGCGCCGCAGATCTTCGAAAAGCTGCGCGCGGCCATCGTGTCGCTGGACCTCACCCCCGGCACCGTGCTGGCCCGCGCCGAACTGGCCGAGCGCTTCGGTATCAGCCAGACGCCCGTGCGCGATGCGCTGATGCGGCTGGGCGAGGAGGGGCTGGTGGACATCTTTCCGCAGCACGCCACGGTGGTGAGCCGCATCGATGTGGCCGCCGCGCGGCAGGCGCACTACCTGCGCCGCTCGATCGAGCTGGAGGTGGTGCGCACGCTGGCGCTGCAGGGCGGCGAGGCCGTCGCCCTGCGCCTGCAAGCCCAGATCGGCGTGATGCAGGCCGCGGCCGATCCCCTGGAGCCCGAGGCGTTCTCGCAGGCCGACCTGGCGTTCCACCGCCTGATGTACGAGGCCGCCGAGGTGCCGCGCCTGTGGGAGCTGGTGCGCAGCCACTCCGGCCACGTGGACCGGCTGCGCCACCTGCACCTGCCCAGCGCGGGCAAGGCCGCGTCGGTGCTGGCCGACCACCGCCGCATCGCCGAGGCCATCGCGCGGGGGGACGCGCCCGGCGCCCAGGAGGCGCTGCGCACGCACCTGTCGGGCACGCTCAGCCAGGTGGACGAGATCTGCGCCCGCCATCCGGAATACGTGAACGCCGACTGA
- the araD gene encoding L-arabinonate dehydratase produces MTTTRRTPESLRSARWFAPDDLRSFGHRSRIMQMGYAPEDWAGKPIIAIVNTWSDINPCHGHFKQRVEDVKRGVLQAGGFPIELPAISLAEAFVKPTTMLYRNLLAMETEELLRSHPVDGAVLMGGCDKTGPGLLMGAISMGLPCVFVPAGPMLRGNYNGQVLGSGSDAWKLWDERRAGQITQTQWLGVEGGIARSHGTCMTMGTASTMTAIAEAIGMTLPGASSIPAPDANHVRMSAESGRRIVEMVWQDETPAKLLSRESFLNGINVAMAVGCSTNAIVHLVAMSRRAGAHCAVTLDDFDAASRHVPVIANVRPSGDTYLMEDFYYAGGLPGLMSRMPQHLHLGARTVTGRTLGENIEGAAVFNDDVIRPLSNPIYAEGALAVLRGNLAPDGAVIKPSACAPHLQQHTGPALVFDDYPSMKAAVEDPDLDVTADHILVLRNAGPQGGPGMPEWGMLPIPAKLVKQGVRDMLRLSDARMSGTSYGACILHAAPEAYIGGPLALVKTGDLITVDVPARRIHMEVSDEELARRRAAWTPPPARYQRGYGWMFSRHILQADQGCDFDFLETGFGAPVPEPDIF; encoded by the coding sequence ATGACGACGACCCGCCGCACCCCCGAGTCCCTGCGCAGCGCACGCTGGTTCGCACCCGACGACCTGCGCTCCTTCGGCCACCGCTCCCGCATCATGCAAATGGGCTACGCGCCCGAAGACTGGGCGGGCAAGCCCATCATCGCCATCGTCAACACGTGGTCGGACATCAACCCCTGCCATGGCCACTTCAAGCAGCGCGTGGAAGACGTCAAGCGCGGCGTGCTGCAGGCGGGCGGCTTTCCCATCGAGCTGCCCGCCATTTCGCTGGCCGAGGCCTTCGTCAAGCCCACCACCATGCTCTACCGCAACCTGCTGGCCATGGAGACCGAAGAGCTGCTGCGCAGCCACCCGGTCGATGGCGCGGTGCTGATGGGCGGCTGCGACAAAACCGGCCCCGGCCTGCTGATGGGCGCCATCAGCATGGGCCTGCCCTGCGTCTTCGTGCCCGCCGGCCCCATGCTGCGCGGCAACTACAACGGGCAGGTGCTGGGCTCGGGATCGGACGCGTGGAAGCTGTGGGACGAACGCCGCGCCGGCCAGATCACGCAGACGCAGTGGCTCGGGGTGGAGGGCGGCATCGCCCGCAGCCACGGCACCTGCATGACCATGGGCACGGCCAGCACCATGACGGCGATTGCCGAGGCCATCGGCATGACGCTGCCGGGCGCCTCGTCCATCCCCGCGCCGGACGCCAACCACGTGCGCATGAGCGCCGAGAGCGGCCGCCGCATCGTCGAGATGGTCTGGCAGGACGAGACCCCGGCGAAGCTGCTGAGCCGCGAATCGTTCCTGAACGGCATCAACGTCGCCATGGCCGTGGGCTGCTCCACCAACGCCATCGTCCACCTGGTGGCCATGTCGCGCCGCGCGGGCGCGCACTGCGCCGTCACGCTCGATGATTTCGACGCCGCCAGCCGCCACGTGCCCGTGATCGCCAACGTGCGGCCCAGCGGCGACACCTACCTGATGGAGGACTTCTACTACGCCGGCGGCCTGCCCGGCCTGATGTCGCGCATGCCGCAGCACCTGCACCTGGGGGCGCGCACCGTCACCGGCCGCACGCTGGGCGAAAACATCGAAGGCGCCGCCGTGTTCAACGACGACGTGATCCGGCCGCTGTCCAACCCCATCTACGCCGAGGGCGCGCTCGCCGTGCTGCGCGGCAACCTCGCGCCCGACGGGGCCGTCATCAAGCCCAGCGCCTGCGCGCCGCACCTGCAGCAGCACACCGGCCCGGCGCTCGTGTTCGACGACTACCCCAGCATGAAGGCCGCGGTGGAAGACCCCGACCTGGACGTGACGGCCGACCACATCCTGGTGCTGCGCAACGCCGGCCCGCAGGGCGGCCCGGGCATGCCCGAATGGGGCATGCTGCCCATCCCCGCGAAGCTGGTGAAGCAGGGCGTGCGCGACATGCTGCGCCTGTCCGATGCGCGCATGAGCGGCACCAGCTACGGCGCCTGCATCCTGCACGCCGCGCCCGAGGCCTACATCGGCGGCCCGCTGGCGCTCGTGAAAACCGGCGACCTCATCACCGTGGACGTGCCCGCGCGCCGCATCCACATGGAGGTGAGCGACGAAGAACTCGCCCGCCGCCGCGCTGCCTGGACGCCGCCGCCCGCGCGCTACCAGCGCGGCTACGGCTGGATGTTCAGCCGCCACATCCTGCAGGCCGACCAGGGCTGCGACTTCGATTTCCTCGAAACCGGCTTCGGCGCCCCCGTGCCCGAGCCCGACATCTTCTGA
- a CDS encoding ribonuclease activity regulator RraA: MPLNPATRDRLAHVSTATLCTALFKKGLRNQFLQNVHPLRTGGANMVGEAFTLRYIPAREDLNTIDVFKNPDHPQRKAVEDCPPGAVLVIDSRKDARAASAGSILASRLMKRGVAGLVTDGGFRDTPEIAALDMPAYHQRPSAPTNLTLHQAIDINGPIACGDVAVFPGDVLVGDGEGVIVIPAHLADEIAAEATEMTAFEDFVTEKVLEGRSIIGLYPPTDPSVHGDFAAWRTAKGR, encoded by the coding sequence ATGCCCTTGAACCCCGCCACCCGCGACCGCCTCGCCCACGTCAGCACCGCCACGCTGTGCACCGCCCTCTTCAAGAAGGGGCTGCGCAACCAGTTCCTGCAGAACGTACACCCCTTGCGCACCGGCGGCGCCAACATGGTGGGCGAGGCCTTCACGCTGCGCTACATCCCGGCGCGCGAAGACCTGAACACCATCGACGTGTTCAAGAACCCCGACCACCCGCAGCGCAAGGCCGTGGAAGACTGCCCGCCCGGCGCCGTGCTGGTCATCGACAGCCGCAAGGACGCGCGCGCCGCATCGGCCGGCTCCATCCTCGCCTCGCGCCTCATGAAGCGCGGCGTGGCCGGGCTGGTCACCGACGGCGGCTTTCGCGACACGCCCGAGATCGCCGCGCTCGACATGCCGGCCTACCACCAGCGCCCCTCGGCGCCCACCAACCTCACGCTGCACCAGGCCATCGACATCAACGGGCCCATCGCCTGCGGCGACGTGGCCGTGTTCCCCGGCGACGTGCTGGTGGGCGATGGCGAGGGCGTCATCGTCATCCCCGCGCACCTGGCCGACGAGATCGCCGCCGAGGCCACCGAGATGACCGCCTTCGAAGACTTCGTGACCGAGAAGGTGCTGGAAGGCCGATCGATCATCGGCCTGTATCCGCCCACCGACCCGTCCGTGCACGGCGACTTCGCTGCATGGCGCACCGCGAAAGGCCGCTGA
- a CDS encoding Bug family tripartite tricarboxylate transporter substrate binding protein has protein sequence MRFIRHTALLAALALAPFFAGAQEWPTAKPITYVVPFTPGGSTDIIGRVLANKLGEALKQSVVVVDNKPGQAGGIGASYAAKAAPDGYTLFGGTISTHAINASLYKNLSYNPVKDFEPVALVATLPNVLIVNPALGVNSVKELIELLKKDPSKRMFASSGAGTSTHLAGEMFGDLIGVKLTHVPYKGTPPALTDVAAGQVSFMFDQMTAALPLAKAGRVKLLAVTTGQRIALAPELPTMIESGVAGFEMSSWQAVYAPKGTPKAVVQRLNAEIVKALKQPDVVDKLHTQLGMDIVGSTPEALAAHMAKEIPRWAELVKKSGASAD, from the coding sequence ATGCGATTCATCCGACACACCGCCCTGCTGGCCGCCCTGGCCCTGGCACCGTTTTTCGCCGGCGCCCAGGAGTGGCCCACCGCCAAGCCCATCACCTACGTCGTGCCGTTCACGCCCGGCGGCTCCACCGACATCATCGGCCGCGTCCTCGCCAACAAGCTGGGCGAGGCGCTCAAGCAATCGGTGGTGGTGGTGGACAACAAGCCCGGCCAGGCCGGCGGCATCGGCGCCTCGTACGCGGCCAAGGCCGCGCCGGACGGCTACACCCTCTTCGGCGGCACCATCAGCACGCACGCCATCAACGCCAGCCTGTACAAGAACCTGTCGTACAACCCGGTCAAGGACTTCGAGCCCGTGGCCCTGGTGGCCACGCTGCCCAACGTGCTCATCGTCAACCCCGCGCTGGGCGTGAACTCGGTCAAGGAACTGATCGAGCTGCTTAAGAAAGACCCGTCCAAGCGCATGTTCGCGTCGTCGGGCGCCGGCACCTCCACCCACTTGGCGGGCGAGATGTTCGGCGACCTGATCGGCGTGAAGCTCACCCACGTACCGTACAAGGGCACGCCGCCCGCCCTCACCGACGTGGCGGCCGGCCAGGTGTCGTTCATGTTCGACCAGATGACCGCCGCCCTGCCCCTGGCCAAGGCCGGCCGCGTGAAGCTGCTGGCCGTGACCACCGGCCAGCGCATCGCCCTCGCGCCCGAACTGCCCACCATGATCGAATCGGGCGTGGCCGGCTTCGAGATGTCGTCCTGGCAGGCCGTGTACGCCCCCAAGGGCACGCCCAAGGCCGTGGTGCAGCGGCTGAACGCCGAGATCGTCAAGGCGCTCAAGCAGCCCGACGTGGTGGACAAGCTGCACACGCAGCTGGGCATGGACATCGTGGGCAGCACGCCGGAAGCGCTCGCGGCGCACATGGCCAAGGAGATTCCGCGCTGGGCGGAGCTGGTGAAGAAGTCGGGGGCTTCGGCGGATTGA
- a CDS encoding WbqC family protein gives MKKVAILQSNYIPWKGYFDIIASVDELVIYDDMQYTRRDWRNRNKIKTPQGVQWLTVPVMVKGRYHQKIRDTQIDGADWAPMHWKALEQNYKRAPFFEEIAAWLQPLYAKAAHSSNISELNCSLIEACCDYLGIATSITKSWDYVLQDDKVERLVDLCKQCHGDIYVSGPAAKDYINESIFSASGVQVSWFDYSGYPQYPQLWGDFVHEVSVLDLFFNCGKGSRDYMKKSAP, from the coding sequence ATGAAGAAGGTCGCCATTTTGCAATCGAACTATATTCCCTGGAAAGGGTATTTCGATATCATTGCCTCGGTCGATGAGCTGGTTATCTACGATGACATGCAATACACCCGGAGGGACTGGCGCAATCGCAATAAAATAAAAACCCCTCAGGGTGTCCAATGGCTGACCGTTCCGGTCATGGTCAAAGGCCGGTATCACCAGAAAATACGGGACACCCAAATCGACGGAGCCGACTGGGCACCGATGCATTGGAAGGCCTTGGAGCAAAATTACAAACGAGCTCCTTTCTTTGAAGAAATAGCAGCGTGGCTGCAGCCTCTGTATGCCAAAGCCGCTCATTCAAGCAACATTTCAGAATTGAATTGTTCGTTGATCGAGGCATGTTGTGATTATTTGGGTATCGCCACATCGATCACCAAATCTTGGGATTATGTTTTGCAAGACGATAAAGTCGAGCGCCTGGTCGATTTGTGCAAGCAATGCCATGGAGACATCTATGTCTCAGGTCCTGCCGCGAAAGACTATATCAATGAAAGCATTTTTTCGGCCAGTGGCGTCCAGGTATCTTGGTTCGATTACTCAGGGTATCCGCAATACCCTCAGCTGTGGGGCGATTTTGTGCATGAGGTCAGCGTGCTCGATCTCTTCTTCAATTGCGGAAAAGGGTCGCGAGACTACATGAAGAAGTCCGCCCCATGA
- a CDS encoding glycosyltransferase family 2 protein yields the protein MKLSIVTTLYQSAPYITEFHQRATQVAIEQAGGDYEIIMVNDGSPDESLALAVGLTKSDPKVVVIDLSRNFGHHKAMMTGLAHAKGEHVFLIDSDLEEDPEYLLPFAEQMAAEDCDVVYGMQEKRKGRWFERWTGQWFYSLFSLLTGLTLPQNVLTARLMTRRYVEALVLHREREIFIAGLWHITGFDQRARIVKKHSTSETTYTLRRKVAIMANSIASFSQAPLMGIFYLGLIISTLAAFYAGYLVFRWAFLVKPLSGWTSVMASIWLLGGMIISFIGVVGIYLSKIYSESKQRPYTIIRKIYASQSE from the coding sequence ATGAAGCTGTCCATCGTCACGACCCTTTACCAGTCCGCTCCCTACATCACGGAGTTCCATCAGCGGGCCACCCAGGTGGCCATTGAACAGGCCGGCGGCGATTACGAAATCATCATGGTGAACGACGGCTCACCCGATGAAAGCCTGGCATTGGCCGTCGGGCTGACGAAATCAGACCCCAAGGTGGTGGTGATCGACCTGTCGCGCAACTTCGGCCACCACAAGGCCATGATGACCGGGCTGGCCCATGCCAAGGGCGAGCATGTTTTTCTGATCGACAGCGATCTGGAAGAAGATCCGGAATATTTGCTTCCCTTTGCCGAGCAGATGGCGGCTGAAGACTGCGACGTCGTCTACGGAATGCAGGAAAAGCGAAAAGGCCGTTGGTTCGAACGATGGACGGGGCAATGGTTCTATTCCCTGTTCAGCCTTCTCACAGGCCTCACCCTGCCGCAAAACGTGCTGACGGCCCGGTTGATGACCCGGCGGTATGTGGAGGCATTGGTGCTCCACAGGGAACGGGAGATTTTCATCGCGGGCCTGTGGCACATCACCGGGTTCGACCAGCGAGCCCGGATCGTGAAAAAGCACAGCACCAGCGAGACGACCTACACGTTGCGGCGAAAAGTGGCCATCATGGCCAATTCCATTGCTTCTTTCAGCCAGGCGCCGCTGATGGGCATCTTTTATTTGGGCCTGATCATTTCCACCTTGGCGGCGTTTTATGCGGGGTATCTTGTTTTCCGGTGGGCCTTTTTGGTAAAGCCCTTGAGCGGCTGGACCTCCGTGATGGCCTCGATATGGTTGCTGGGGGGAATGATCATCTCGTTCATTGGTGTGGTGGGAATTTACCTCTCCAAGATTTATTCCGAGAGCAAGCAGCGTCCCTATACCATCATCAGGAAAATCTATGCAAGCCAGTCCGAATAG
- a CDS encoding class I SAM-dependent methyltransferase, which produces MQASPNSFMNEVAEYYSEKLATHGATARGVDWNGAESQNIRFEQLCRIIDRPGHFSLNDLGCGYAALLDHMLAKYEAFDYFGVDISSEMLAAAKERHGDRPLAQFRQASQPEDVCDFSVASGLFNVKLGVSVEDWVPYFKSTLDALDRSSRMGFAFNCLTSYSDEDKKRDYLYYADPCWVFDFCKTHYSRHVSLLHDYGLYEFTILVRKSV; this is translated from the coding sequence ATGCAAGCCAGTCCGAATAGTTTCATGAATGAGGTGGCGGAATACTATTCCGAAAAACTGGCGACGCACGGTGCCACGGCACGGGGCGTGGATTGGAATGGTGCCGAAAGCCAAAATATTCGGTTCGAGCAGTTGTGCCGCATCATCGATCGGCCTGGCCATTTTTCGTTGAATGATCTCGGCTGTGGTTACGCGGCCCTGCTGGATCATATGCTTGCGAAATATGAGGCGTTCGATTATTTCGGCGTCGATATTTCGAGCGAAATGCTGGCGGCTGCAAAAGAGCGACACGGGGACCGCCCGTTGGCCCAATTCAGGCAAGCCTCTCAACCCGAGGATGTCTGTGATTTCAGCGTGGCCAGCGGTCTCTTCAATGTCAAACTGGGCGTGAGCGTGGAAGACTGGGTGCCCTATTTCAAAAGCACGCTGGATGCCCTCGATCGGTCCAGCCGGATGGGATTTGCGTTCAACTGCCTGACATCTTATTCGGACGAAGATAAGAAACGCGATTACCTCTATTATGCCGACCCTTGCTGGGTGTTTGATTTTTGCAAGACCCATTACTCGCGCCACGTATCGCTTTTGCATGACTACGGGCTTTATGAATTCACTATTTTGGTGAGGAAATCGGTTTGA
- a CDS encoding acetyltransferase: MKKQLLIFGAGEIAELAHFYFQSDSAYDVVAFVVDAAYRTSDTFCGLPVITLEEAMARFPPTACDFFVALSYSALNAIRKQKYLDAKAAGYSIASYVSSRASLLNEGRVGENCFILEDNTIQPFVRIENNVTLWSGNHIGHHSVIKSHTFIASHVVVSGGVTIGEQCFIGVNATLRDHITIGDRCVIGAGALILSDAEPDGLYVGTATERSKVPSHRLKKI; the protein is encoded by the coding sequence TTGAAAAAGCAACTCCTGATTTTCGGTGCGGGCGAAATCGCAGAACTTGCCCATTTCTATTTCCAGTCGGACTCCGCCTATGACGTGGTGGCTTTCGTCGTGGATGCCGCCTATCGAACGAGCGACACGTTCTGCGGTCTTCCCGTCATCACGCTGGAAGAGGCCATGGCCCGATTTCCTCCAACGGCCTGCGATTTTTTCGTGGCGCTGAGCTACTCAGCGCTGAACGCCATCCGAAAGCAGAAATACCTGGACGCCAAAGCTGCGGGCTATTCCATCGCAAGCTATGTCAGTTCCCGCGCCAGTCTTTTGAATGAAGGGCGCGTGGGAGAGAACTGTTTCATCCTGGAGGACAACACGATCCAGCCCTTCGTCAGGATCGAAAACAACGTCACTTTGTGGAGTGGGAACCACATCGGGCACCACTCCGTGATCAAAAGCCACACCTTCATCGCCTCGCATGTCGTGGTGTCCGGCGGGGTGACCATCGGCGAGCAGTGCTTCATCGGCGTGAATGCCACACTGCGGGATCACATCACGATCGGCGATCGGTGTGTGATCGGTGCCGGGGCGCTCATTCTGTCGGACGCGGAACCCGACGGGCTGTATGTCGGCACGGCGACCGAACGGTCCAAGGTGCCCAGCCATCGCTTGAAGAAGATATGA
- a CDS encoding EamA family transporter: MNIKMTHYLYLAATIFFTVYGQLVLKWRMNQISGMPTEFFEKIRFLVFLIFDPWVFSGFFAAFLASLAWMAAISKLELSHAYPFMSLNFVIVLVLSGWILHEPITFQKSLGVAFIVIGTIIVARV, translated from the coding sequence ATGAATATCAAGATGACCCATTATCTGTATCTGGCTGCCACCATATTTTTCACGGTGTATGGCCAGTTGGTGTTGAAGTGGCGGATGAATCAAATCTCCGGCATGCCTACCGAGTTCTTCGAAAAGATCAGGTTCCTGGTTTTCCTGATTTTCGACCCTTGGGTATTTTCTGGATTTTTTGCCGCTTTTCTGGCGTCCCTGGCATGGATGGCGGCGATTTCCAAGCTGGAATTGAGCCACGCGTATCCATTCATGAGCCTGAACTTCGTCATCGTGCTGGTTCTGAGCGGATGGATTTTGCACGAGCCGATTACTTTTCAAAAATCGCTGGGCGTCGCTTTCATCGTGATCGGGACCATCATCGTGGCACGCGTTTAA
- the rffA gene encoding dTDP-4-amino-4,6-dideoxygalactose transaminase, whose amino-acid sequence MQTKEADLNAEKIPFNRPFMTGKELQYIAQANGLHALAGDGTFTKKCHGWLEHQCGCKKALLTHSCTAALEMAALLIHIQPGDEVIMPSYTFVSTANAFVLRGAVPVFVDIREDTLNIDETLIESAITSRTRAIVPVHYAGVSCEMDAIMAIARRHGIKVVEDAAQGVMSFYKGRALGSIGDLGAFSFHETKNVISGEGGALIVNDPDLAVLAEVIREKGTDRSRFFRGEVDKYTWQEVGSSFLPGELIAAFLWAQLEEAQAITERRLAIWDQYHALLAPMEAQGLLRRPIIPAECQHNAHMYYVLLPEDANRAEVMASLKRDGISSVFHYVPLHSAPAGLRYGKSHGPLAVTQRQSERLIRLPLWVGLTDDQQSRIVDSLNRALS is encoded by the coding sequence ATGCAGACCAAAGAGGCCGATTTGAACGCTGAGAAAATCCCCTTCAATCGCCCCTTCATGACGGGCAAGGAATTGCAATACATCGCGCAAGCCAATGGCCTGCATGCGCTGGCCGGCGATGGCACCTTCACCAAGAAATGCCATGGCTGGCTGGAGCACCAATGCGGTTGCAAAAAGGCTTTGTTGACGCATTCCTGCACGGCGGCTTTGGAAATGGCCGCGCTGCTGATCCATATCCAGCCGGGGGACGAAGTGATCATGCCCTCGTACACGTTCGTATCGACGGCGAATGCCTTCGTGCTGCGGGGTGCGGTTCCGGTGTTCGTCGATATCCGCGAAGACACGCTGAACATCGATGAAACGCTGATCGAAAGCGCCATCACCTCGCGCACGCGTGCGATCGTTCCCGTGCATTACGCGGGGGTGTCGTGCGAGATGGATGCCATCATGGCCATTGCACGCCGGCACGGAATCAAGGTCGTGGAGGATGCGGCCCAAGGGGTCATGTCTTTCTACAAAGGCCGAGCGTTGGGCAGCATTGGCGATCTGGGCGCGTTCAGCTTTCATGAAACCAAGAACGTCATTTCCGGCGAGGGCGGTGCGCTGATCGTGAACGATCCCGACTTGGCGGTACTGGCCGAAGTGATTCGCGAAAAAGGCACCGATCGCAGCCGTTTCTTTCGCGGCGAGGTGGACAAATACACTTGGCAGGAAGTCGGGTCGTCGTTTCTCCCCGGGGAGTTGATTGCCGCGTTTCTATGGGCGCAACTGGAAGAGGCGCAGGCCATTACCGAACGCCGCCTGGCGATATGGGATCAATACCATGCCCTGCTCGCGCCGATGGAGGCCCAGGGCCTGCTGCGCCGGCCCATCATTCCGGCGGAGTGCCAGCACAACGCGCACATGTACTACGTCCTGCTGCCGGAGGATGCGAACCGTGCAGAGGTCATGGCTTCGTTGAAGCGGGATGGCATCAGTTCGGTTTTTCACTATGTGCCGTTGCACTCGGCCCCCGCAGGTTTGCGGTACGGCAAGTCCCATGGCCCGCTGGCGGTCACGCAACGGCAATCGGAGCGTTTGATTCGATTGCCACTGTGGGTGGGTCTCACTGACGATCAGCAGTCCCGCATCGTGGACTCCCTGAACCGGGCACTTTCGTGA